In the Pithys albifrons albifrons isolate INPA30051 chromosome 3, PitAlb_v1, whole genome shotgun sequence genome, one interval contains:
- the MKRN2OS gene encoding LOW QUALITY PROTEIN: MKRN2 opposite strand protein (The sequence of the model RefSeq protein was modified relative to this genomic sequence to represent the inferred CDS: deleted 1 base in 1 codon), producing MALVRVRHCRALLYCRRAPPRCPACGGGLNAAGLSAAPVTLRCPFRHGHRQPRAFLVRPTRGTFLRGYDGSSDLHVGITNSQGVVFHFDQAGVQRAQEGWEQCLSIPLLQPHLWDLQQHWDGLLEEFSQGQDWLPHRYDEQEHNCYTFALAFINHVRSVQGWGPLSKAEFTQQFVLPQARRASRYLSLEQQLAHSDVVIVPLPQGEGSAAQDELLC from the exons ATGGCGCTGGTGCGCGTGCGCCACTGCCGCGCGCTGCTGTACTGCCGGCGCGCGCCCCCGCGCTGCCCCGCGTGC GGGGGGGGCCTCAACGCCGCGGGGCTGTCCGCGGCGCCCGTCACGCTGCGCTGCCCCTTCCGGCACGGCCACCGACAGCCCCGAGCCTTCCTCGTCAGGCCCACCCGGGGAACCTTCCTGCG gggGTACGACGGGAGCTCCGACCTGCACGTTGGGATCACCAATTCCCAGG GGGTGGTGTTCCACTTCGACCAGGCGGGCGTGCAGCGGGCacaggagggctgggagcagtgCCTGAGCAtccccctgctccagccacacctctgggacctgcagcagcactgggatgggctCCTGGAGGAGTTCAGCCAGGGGCAGGACTGGCTGCCCCACAG gtATGACGAGCAGGAGCACAACTGCTACACCTTCGCCCTGGCCTTCATCAACCACGTGCGCAgcgtgcagggctgggggcccCTCAGCAAGGCCGAGTTCACCCAGCAGTTCGTGCTGCCCCAGGCCAGGAGGGCCAGCAGGTACCtgagcctggagcagcagctggcacacaGCGACGTGGTCATcgtgcccctgccccagggcgAGGGCAGCGCCGCGCAGgatgagctgctgtgctga